A single genomic interval of Mucilaginibacter robiniae harbors:
- a CDS encoding DUF4834 family protein, with translation MILLRFLLVAICVLYIVRSLARIFLPMLFQGMINKAQQQQHKQNYQQQPNRPEGRIKVDYIPPAKKNTVPDSEGDFIDYEEVK, from the coding sequence ATGATACTATTACGCTTTTTACTGGTGGCTATTTGTGTACTGTACATTGTACGCAGTTTGGCACGTATCTTTTTACCAATGCTGTTTCAGGGCATGATTAACAAAGCCCAGCAACAACAGCACAAACAAAACTATCAGCAGCAGCCTAACCGCCCTGAAGGTAGAATTAAGGTAGATTATATTCCTCCGGCTAAAAAGAATACCGTACCCGATTCAGAAGGTGATTTTATAGATTACGAAGAAGTAAAATAG
- a CDS encoding IS3 family transposase: MVAYLLESYSVSISRACRVVKLPKSMYYYKNVRDDSGTIDKLIELSERHPTEGQDLYYSRIRQQGLLWNYKRVRRVYLLLGMNKRRKVRRRVPARVKVPLIVPEQAGDTWSMDFMCDVLMNKRRFRTLNIIDDYNQEAIAVEAAYTIPAVRVTQILERTIHEQGKPNCIRVDNGPEFNSKEFKDWCESKDITVQFTQPGKPMQNGYIERFNRTFRENILDAYLFEDIDQVQILADEWMEDYNFSRPHEALGGITPDLYKRRNCGDTRNSTEFPTSPQLQQ; the protein is encoded by the coding sequence ATGGTTGCTTACTTACTGGAAAGTTACAGCGTAAGCATTAGCAGGGCTTGTCGGGTAGTAAAGCTGCCCAAATCCATGTATTACTATAAGAATGTCCGGGATGATTCTGGGACCATTGATAAACTAATTGAATTATCTGAACGCCATCCAACCGAAGGCCAGGATCTATATTACAGCAGGATTCGCCAGCAAGGATTGCTATGGAACTACAAGCGTGTAAGACGAGTTTACTTACTACTGGGCATGAATAAGCGCCGTAAGGTACGCCGGCGTGTACCGGCAAGGGTCAAAGTCCCACTGATCGTGCCTGAGCAGGCTGGAGATACGTGGTCAATGGATTTCATGTGTGATGTGCTGATGAACAAAAGAAGGTTCCGAACGCTGAACATTATTGACGATTATAACCAGGAAGCTATTGCCGTAGAAGCTGCTTATACCATACCAGCCGTGCGGGTCACTCAGATTCTGGAGCGAACCATTCATGAGCAAGGTAAACCAAACTGTATCAGGGTAGATAACGGGCCAGAGTTTAACAGCAAGGAGTTTAAGGATTGGTGTGAAAGCAAAGATATAACCGTGCAATTCACACAACCGGGCAAGCCTATGCAAAACGGCTATATCGAACGCTTTAATAGAACTTTCAGGGAAAACATCTTGGACGCTTACCTATTTGAGGACATTGATCAGGTACAGATTTTAGCCGATGAGTGGATGGAAGATTACAATTTCAGCAGGCCACATGAAGCATTGGGAGGTATAACGCCAGACCTGTATAAGCGGCGAAACTGTGGAGATACCAGAAACTCTACCGAGTTTCCAACATCCCCACAGTTACAACAATAA
- the ettA gene encoding energy-dependent translational throttle protein EttA — MADEKIIFSMAGVSKIYPPQKQVLKNVYLSFFYGAKIGVIGLNGSGKSSLLKVIAGLDKSYQGEVVFSPGYSVGYLAQEPELDPNKTVLEVVQEGVAEITAILKEYEEINEKFGLPEYYEDMDAMDKLMARQGELQDKIDAVNAWEIDTKLERAMDALRCPDPEAKIGVLSGGERRRVALCRLLLQEPDVLLLDEPTNHLDAESIDWLEQHLKQYKGTVIAVTHDRYFLDNVAGWILELDRGEGIPWKGNYSSWLDQKSKRLVQEEKTESKRQKTLERELEWVRMAPKARHAKGKARLANYEKLASEETKEREEKLELFIPPGPRLGNVVIEVNNVTKTYGDRVLFENLTFSLPPAGIVGIIGPNGAGKTTLFRLITGQEQPDAGTFRVGETVALGYVDQMHNDLDPKKSVWENITDGQETMMLGNRSTNSRAYVSRFNFNGGDQQKKVEVLSGGERNRVHLAITLKKGSNVLLLDEPTNDIDVNTLRSLEEALENFGGCAVVISHDRWFLDRICTHILAFEGDSQVYFFEGNYSDYEENRKKRLGDVAPKRIKYKKLVG, encoded by the coding sequence ATGGCCGACGAAAAAATTATATTCTCGATGGCGGGAGTGAGTAAAATCTATCCGCCTCAAAAACAAGTACTCAAAAACGTTTACCTGTCGTTTTTCTATGGCGCCAAAATTGGGGTTATTGGTTTAAATGGTTCAGGTAAATCATCTTTATTAAAAGTTATAGCCGGGCTGGATAAATCTTATCAGGGTGAGGTGGTTTTTTCGCCGGGTTATTCGGTAGGCTACCTAGCTCAGGAACCTGAACTCGATCCCAATAAAACGGTGCTCGAGGTGGTACAAGAAGGTGTAGCCGAAATTACCGCCATTTTGAAAGAGTATGAGGAAATCAATGAAAAATTTGGTTTGCCGGAGTATTACGAAGATATGGATGCCATGGATAAGCTAATGGCACGCCAAGGTGAATTGCAGGATAAAATTGATGCCGTAAACGCTTGGGAAATTGACACCAAGCTGGAACGTGCTATGGATGCCCTGCGTTGCCCTGATCCGGAAGCTAAAATTGGCGTACTATCAGGTGGTGAGCGCCGCCGGGTGGCGTTGTGCCGTTTGCTGTTGCAGGAACCGGATGTTTTGTTGCTGGATGAGCCGACCAACCACTTGGATGCCGAAAGTATTGACTGGTTGGAGCAACACCTGAAACAATACAAAGGCACCGTTATAGCCGTAACCCACGACCGCTACTTCCTGGATAACGTAGCCGGCTGGATTTTAGAGCTGGACCGTGGCGAAGGCATTCCGTGGAAGGGTAACTATTCTTCCTGGTTAGACCAGAAATCAAAACGTTTGGTGCAGGAAGAGAAAACCGAAAGCAAACGCCAGAAAACTTTGGAGCGCGAGTTGGAATGGGTGCGTATGGCTCCGAAAGCCCGCCATGCTAAAGGCAAGGCGCGTTTGGCTAACTACGAGAAACTGGCTTCTGAAGAAACCAAGGAGCGCGAAGAAAAACTGGAGCTGTTCATCCCGCCAGGTCCAAGATTGGGTAATGTGGTGATTGAGGTGAATAACGTTACCAAAACCTATGGTGATCGGGTATTATTTGAAAACTTGACCTTCTCGTTGCCGCCTGCGGGTATTGTGGGTATTATTGGTCCGAATGGTGCGGGTAAAACGACCTTGTTCCGTTTGATTACCGGGCAGGAGCAGCCCGATGCCGGTACCTTCCGGGTGGGCGAAACGGTAGCATTGGGTTATGTTGACCAGATGCACAACGATTTGGACCCTAAAAAATCGGTTTGGGAGAACATTACTGATGGTCAGGAAACCATGATGCTGGGCAACCGCAGCACCAACTCACGTGCTTATGTATCGCGCTTTAACTTCAACGGTGGCGATCAGCAGAAGAAAGTGGAAGTACTGTCGGGTGGTGAGCGTAACCGGGTGCATTTGGCTATTACGCTGAAAAAAGGTTCGAACGTGTTGCTGCTGGATGAGCCGACTAACGATATCGATGTGAACACGCTGCGTTCATTGGAAGAAGCCTTGGAGAACTTTGGTGGCTGTGCCGTGGTAATTAGTCACGACCGCTGGTTCCTGGACCGTATCTGTACACACATTCTGGCTTTCGAGGGCGACTCACAGGTTTACTTCTTTGAAGGTAATTATTCCGATTATGAAGAAAACCGCAAAAAACGCTTGGGCGATGTAGCACCCAAACGTATTAAATATAAAAAACTGGTAGGTTAA
- a CDS encoding AAA family ATPase, protein MYDSIPLSALRPLEIEMLRSEIRENTTQRLNYTPAGVVLTVKTGDEWLKQECNTPMPKRLFGEFWYEHELCVLFADTNMGKSMLAVQLANSLARAERIEPFGLDMDRRQVVLYIDFELTAKQFEQRYRDPATGNPHTFGARFFRAEFNPMSELTPGFKDREHQLNSAIESAINKTQATVLIIDNLTCLRSGTEKAADALPLMKHLKYLKAKFNLSILVLAHTPKRNPLKPITRNDLQGSKMLINFCDSAFAIGESYQEKGLRYLKQIKQRNTHEVYV, encoded by the coding sequence ATGTATGATTCTATCCCGCTAAGTGCTTTGCGGCCGTTGGAAATTGAGATGCTCCGTTCGGAGATACGGGAGAACACCACGCAAAGGCTAAATTACACACCAGCTGGTGTGGTACTGACGGTAAAAACCGGCGACGAATGGCTGAAACAGGAATGCAATACGCCAATGCCTAAACGGCTTTTCGGCGAGTTTTGGTACGAGCACGAGCTTTGTGTTTTGTTTGCCGATACGAACATGGGTAAATCCATGCTGGCGGTACAACTGGCTAACAGTTTGGCCCGTGCTGAACGCATTGAGCCTTTCGGGTTGGATATGGACCGCCGGCAGGTAGTGCTGTATATTGATTTTGAACTAACAGCCAAGCAGTTTGAACAACGCTACCGCGACCCGGCTACAGGCAACCCGCACACCTTCGGCGCACGCTTTTTCCGGGCGGAGTTTAACCCCATGTCTGAACTGACACCTGGATTTAAAGATCGTGAACATCAGCTTAATAGTGCTATAGAAAGCGCCATTAACAAAACACAGGCAACGGTACTGATTATTGATAACCTAACCTGTCTGCGCAGCGGTACGGAAAAGGCCGCTGATGCCTTGCCGCTCATGAAACACCTGAAATATCTGAAAGCTAAATTTAACCTTTCTATCCTGGTGCTGGCGCATACGCCTAAGCGCAATCCACTCAAACCCATTACCCGTAATGATTTACAAGGTAGCAAAATGCTCATTAACTTTTGTGATAGTGCTTTTGCAATCGGCGAAAGTTATCAGGAAAAAGGCTTACGCTACCTGAAGCAAATTAAGCAACGCAACACGCACGAAGTGTATGTGTAA
- a CDS encoding transposase — MKNSIITEAQIVKAIKEYEGGRELTDICRELGIHKSTFYNWRKKYAGMDSQELKRLKELEEENRKLKHMYAELALDNKMLKDVLSKKF, encoded by the coding sequence ATGAAGAACTCTATTATCACCGAAGCACAGATTGTCAAAGCCATCAAGGAATATGAAGGTGGCCGTGAGCTAACTGATATCTGCCGTGAACTCGGCATTCACAAATCCACCTTTTATAACTGGCGAAAGAAGTATGCTGGCATGGACAGCCAGGAGCTAAAGCGTCTGAAGGAGTTGGAAGAAGAAAACCGCAAGCTTAAACACATGTATGCAGAACTAGCGCTAGACAATAAGATGCTAAAGGACGTTCTTTCAAAAAAGTTCTGA
- a CDS encoding DoxX family protein, with protein sequence MKVLAKIQSWGDQHHPKWLDVFRIILGVVLVWKGVSFILNLHALRFFLIESHIDDKLGLAISISLLAHLIIALHLIGGVCIALGTNTRLCCLLNLPVLIGAVFLVNLQLTLFRPYAEFGLSVVVLLGLICFLVEGNGVLLVKAPKQKAI encoded by the coding sequence ATGAAAGTGCTTGCTAAAATTCAAAGCTGGGGCGATCAGCATCACCCCAAATGGCTGGATGTTTTCAGAATTATTTTAGGAGTTGTTTTAGTCTGGAAAGGCGTTTCTTTCATCTTAAACCTGCATGCATTAAGGTTTTTCCTGATAGAAAGCCATATAGATGACAAGCTGGGTTTGGCCATCTCTATCAGCTTGTTAGCTCACCTGATTATTGCTTTGCATCTTATTGGCGGGGTTTGTATAGCCTTGGGTACTAATACCCGTTTATGTTGTCTGCTGAATTTACCAGTGCTTATCGGTGCAGTCTTTTTAGTTAACCTGCAACTAACCTTATTCAGGCCTTATGCTGAATTCGGGTTGTCAGTGGTCGTGCTATTAGGCCTTATTTGCTTTTTAGTTGAGGGCAATGGCGTGTTGCTGGTAAAAGCCCCCAAGCAAAAGGCCATTTAA
- a CDS encoding DsbA family oxidoreductase: MKVEIWSDVMCPFCYIGKRRFEEALSHFDHQDEVQVEWKSFQLNPLLKTDTSISVYQSLADSKGWQPEYARQVTEQVTELAAQVGLTYNFDFAVVANSFNAHRLSQLAKKHNLSDAAEEQLFRAYFTDGKNIDDQDTLLDIGLRIGLDAEEVKQALQSDAYTNAVHQDIYEAETLNIRGVPFFVLDDKYAVSGAQPAEVFLNTLQTAYLDQQQETTTSATEGPACDADGNCE; encoded by the coding sequence ATGAAAGTTGAAATCTGGTCGGATGTCATGTGCCCGTTCTGCTATATTGGTAAACGGCGTTTTGAAGAAGCTTTATCTCACTTTGATCATCAAGATGAAGTGCAGGTAGAATGGAAAAGCTTTCAGCTAAATCCGCTGTTAAAAACGGATACCAGCATCAGCGTATATCAATCATTAGCTGATAGCAAAGGTTGGCAACCAGAGTATGCCCGCCAGGTAACGGAACAGGTAACCGAGTTGGCAGCGCAGGTTGGCCTCACCTATAATTTTGATTTTGCCGTAGTAGCCAATAGCTTTAATGCACATCGGCTTAGTCAGCTCGCTAAAAAGCATAACTTGAGCGATGCTGCTGAAGAACAACTGTTCAGAGCTTACTTTACTGATGGCAAAAACATTGACGACCAAGATACATTGCTTGATATTGGTTTGCGTATCGGCTTAGATGCCGAAGAGGTAAAGCAAGCCTTACAATCCGACGCTTACACTAATGCGGTTCATCAAGACATTTACGAGGCTGAAACCTTGAACATCAGAGGAGTTCCTTTTTTTGTACTTGATGATAAATATGCCGTGTCGGGTGCTCAACCAGCCGAAGTTTTTCTAAATACCTTGCAAACAGCTTACCTTGATCAACAGCAGGAAACCACCACATCGGCTACCGAAGGTCCGGCTTGTGATGCGGATGGAAATTGTGAATAG
- a CDS encoding DUF3810 domain-containing protein, whose translation MVIRPLYHKLLVIAALSIVLIMLVIAGHYPDWIEKYYAGSAYVLVSSFWHPIFNLFPFSVGDVFYLIAIIGILYALFQIVVLTLRKQFRLLGWFVLRLIIILQIAITAFYLLWGLNYFRPPLAKRLNLQDSTYSLNNLNTITTLLIDSANAHRSRITVADTSTNNSVLQQTAVQAINQLSRINTAFYTVYPHVKSSLFTPLLNYQATSGYYNPFTGEAQINSQMPWFDRPFTCCHEMGHQMGYGREDEANFIGFLAGIGSHNRALCYSAYYLAADEFLYHIRRRDSVAYYQLKQRLSVQVRQDMRTDSLYWTSYAGKLDKITAVFYNQFLKANNQPEGLRTYNRMIRLTMAYYQQKQATKARRPERNN comes from the coding sequence ATGGTGATTAGACCATTGTACCACAAATTGCTGGTTATAGCCGCATTAAGTATAGTGCTAATTATGCTGGTTATAGCTGGTCATTATCCCGATTGGATTGAAAAGTATTATGCAGGAAGTGCATACGTATTGGTTAGTTCTTTTTGGCACCCGATATTCAATCTATTTCCTTTCAGCGTAGGTGATGTATTCTATTTGATAGCCATCATCGGTATACTGTATGCACTTTTTCAAATAGTAGTATTAACCCTTAGAAAACAGTTCAGACTGCTAGGGTGGTTTGTGCTTCGATTGATTATTATCCTCCAGATAGCTATTACCGCTTTTTACTTGTTGTGGGGATTGAACTATTTCAGGCCCCCATTGGCTAAGCGCCTGAATTTGCAGGATAGCACCTATAGCCTAAATAACCTCAATACCATCACTACCTTGTTAATTGATAGTGCTAATGCCCATCGTAGTAGGATAACTGTTGCTGATACCTCGACCAATAATTCCGTACTACAGCAAACTGCTGTTCAGGCTATTAATCAACTCAGCCGAATTAACACCGCTTTTTACACGGTTTATCCTCATGTAAAGTCATCTTTGTTTACCCCTTTGCTAAACTACCAGGCTACCTCCGGCTATTATAATCCGTTTACCGGCGAGGCGCAAATCAATAGCCAAATGCCTTGGTTTGACCGGCCTTTTACCTGCTGCCATGAAATGGGGCACCAAATGGGCTATGGGCGTGAGGATGAAGCTAACTTTATCGGTTTTCTGGCTGGCATCGGTTCTCACAATCGTGCACTGTGTTATTCAGCTTATTATCTGGCGGCAGATGAGTTTTTGTACCACATCCGCCGGCGCGATTCGGTAGCTTACTACCAGCTCAAACAAAGGCTTTCAGTACAGGTAAGACAGGACATGCGGACAGATAGCTTATACTGGACTTCTTATGCTGGTAAGCTGGATAAAATTACGGCAGTGTTTTATAATCAATTTTTAAAAGCCAACAACCAACCCGAAGGCTTACGCACTTACAACCGCATGATTCGGTTAACCATGGCTTATTACCAACAAAAGCAGGCCACCAAGGCTCGCAGACCGGAGCGTAATAACTAA
- the uvrB gene encoding excinuclease ABC subunit UvrB, with protein sequence MDFKINSHYKPTGDQPGAIKQLVDGVQSGELYQTLLGVTGSGKTFSIANVIEQTQRPTLVLSHNKTLAAQLYGEFKQFFPENAVNYFVSYYDYYQPEAFIPTTNTYIEKDLQINDEIEKLRLRTTSALMSGRRDVIVVSSISCIYGMGNPEDFANSVFRFGVGTRISRNAFLHRLVEILYARTTAEFKRGTFRVKGDTVDIYPAYLDYAYRVSFYGDDIEELSSFDPSNGKTIEKFPNMVVFPANLYVAPRDRFTKSIWAIQEELEIRKQQFIDEKRFLEAKRLEERVNYDLEMIRELGYCSGIENYSRFFDGRKPGMRPFCLLDYFPDDYLMVIDESHVTVPQIRAMYGGDRSRKISLVEYGFRLPAAMDNRPLNFQEFERLAPQTIYVSATPGDFELEKSDGVVIEQVIRPTGLLDPLIEIRPIINQVDDLLDEVDKTIKQGDRVLVTTLTKRMSEELAKYMDRLGIKCRYIHSEVKTLDRVEILRGLRLGEFDVLIGINLLREGLDLPEVSLVAILDADKEGFLRSERSLIQTIGRAARNDRGRVIMYADNITESMRVTIDETTRRREKQIAYNTDHGIVPKTVGKSKEAIIEQTSVIDFKGGVQQPYMESEEISIAADPIVQYMSKADLKKAIDNTKKEMLAAAKDMDFLQAAKLRDEMFALEKMLNEK encoded by the coding sequence ATGGATTTTAAAATTAATTCACATTACAAACCCACTGGCGACCAGCCCGGGGCCATAAAGCAATTGGTAGATGGCGTACAAAGCGGGGAGCTGTACCAAACCCTGCTGGGTGTTACCGGCTCGGGTAAAACATTTAGCATAGCCAACGTGATTGAACAAACCCAGCGCCCTACCCTGGTGCTGAGCCATAATAAAACACTAGCTGCTCAGTTGTACGGCGAGTTTAAACAGTTTTTTCCGGAAAATGCGGTAAACTACTTCGTATCCTACTACGATTATTATCAGCCTGAGGCGTTCATACCCACCACCAATACTTATATTGAAAAGGACTTACAGATTAATGACGAGATTGAGAAACTACGTTTACGTACCACCTCGGCTTTAATGTCGGGCCGACGGGATGTAATTGTGGTATCTTCCATTTCATGCATTTACGGTATGGGTAACCCGGAAGATTTTGCCAATTCAGTTTTCCGTTTTGGTGTAGGTACCCGCATCAGCCGCAATGCTTTTTTGCACCGCCTGGTAGAAATTCTGTATGCCCGCACTACTGCCGAGTTTAAGCGCGGTACCTTCCGGGTAAAAGGTGATACGGTAGATATCTATCCGGCTTATTTGGATTATGCTTACCGTGTATCCTTTTATGGCGATGATATTGAAGAGCTCAGCAGCTTCGACCCCTCCAACGGTAAAACTATTGAGAAGTTCCCGAACATGGTGGTATTCCCGGCCAACCTGTACGTAGCACCGCGCGACCGATTTACTAAATCCATTTGGGCTATACAGGAAGAACTGGAAATCCGCAAGCAACAGTTTATTGATGAAAAACGCTTTCTGGAAGCCAAGCGATTGGAAGAAAGAGTGAACTACGATTTGGAGATGATACGCGAACTGGGCTACTGTTCGGGTATTGAGAACTACTCGCGCTTTTTTGATGGCCGTAAACCGGGTATGCGCCCATTCTGCTTGCTGGATTATTTCCCGGATGATTACCTGATGGTGATTGATGAGAGTCACGTTACTGTACCACAGATACGCGCCATGTATGGCGGCGACCGTTCGCGCAAGATATCGCTGGTAGAATATGGCTTCCGTTTGCCGGCAGCTATGGACAACCGTCCGCTTAACTTTCAGGAATTTGAACGTTTAGCGCCGCAAACCATCTACGTAAGTGCTACACCCGGCGATTTTGAACTGGAAAAATCAGACGGTGTAGTAATTGAACAGGTTATACGTCCAACCGGATTGCTTGACCCGCTGATTGAGATTCGTCCGATAATTAACCAGGTAGACGACTTGTTGGATGAGGTAGATAAAACCATTAAACAAGGAGATCGCGTACTGGTGACTACCTTAACCAAGCGTATGTCGGAAGAGCTGGCCAAATACATGGACCGACTGGGTATTAAGTGCCGGTACATCCACTCGGAAGTGAAAACGTTAGATCGGGTAGAGATTTTACGCGGCTTGCGCCTGGGCGAATTTGATGTATTGATTGGTATTAACCTATTGCGGGAAGGTTTGGATTTACCCGAGGTATCTTTAGTAGCCATTCTGGATGCCGATAAGGAGGGTTTCCTGCGTTCGGAACGTTCGTTGATACAAACTATTGGTCGTGCGGCCCGTAACGACCGCGGCCGGGTAATTATGTATGCGGATAATATTACCGAGAGTATGCGCGTCACCATTGATGAAACCACCCGCCGCCGCGAAAAACAGATTGCTTACAATACCGATCATGGTATTGTACCTAAAACCGTAGGCAAATCTAAAGAAGCTATTATTGAACAAACTTCGGTAATTGACTTTAAAGGCGGTGTGCAACAGCCTTACATGGAAAGCGAAGAAATAAGCATAGCTGCCGACCCAATTGTGCAGTACATGAGCAAAGCCGACCTGAAGAAAGCTATTGACAATACCAAAAAAGAAATGCTGGCGGCCGCCAAAGACATGGACTTCCTGCAAGCGGCCAAACTACGCGACGAAATGTTTGCGCTTGAAAAAATGCTGAACGAGAAGTAA
- a CDS encoding DUF47 domain-containing protein, whose translation MKTTLLGQFLPDNNQVFYNLFNEASANSTAMAKLLYEAVSSSSTQEQKNQFNQISRLKNKAHELKRQVYAVSGKAFVSPFERNDMYSLVSAIYNVADYIDNAARRINLYAIDVITPPLKELCNLIVEASVALEGCIRAMNNLRQNDIIEAGCNQVKLLEYHADQVYDKALAALNHDETNIFQVLKYSEIFSALEKTTDKCEHATYVIESILIKNS comes from the coding sequence ATGAAAACAACTCTGCTCGGCCAGTTTCTTCCCGATAATAATCAAGTATTCTATAACTTATTCAATGAAGCTTCGGCCAACAGTACTGCTATGGCTAAATTACTGTATGAAGCTGTGAGTTCCAGCTCAACGCAGGAGCAGAAAAATCAATTTAACCAAATTAGCCGGCTAAAAAACAAAGCTCATGAGCTTAAACGTCAGGTATATGCCGTATCAGGCAAAGCCTTTGTTTCGCCTTTTGAACGTAATGATATGTACAGCCTGGTATCTGCTATTTACAATGTAGCCGACTATATTGATAATGCTGCCCGCCGTATTAACCTGTATGCCATCGACGTAATTACGCCGCCGCTGAAAGAATTATGCAACCTGATTGTAGAAGCTAGTGTAGCGCTTGAAGGTTGCATTAGAGCCATGAATAACCTTCGCCAAAACGATATTATTGAAGCGGGTTGTAACCAAGTTAAGTTGTTGGAATACCATGCTGACCAAGTGTATGACAAAGCTTTAGCTGCTTTAAACCACGATGAAACTAACATTTTTCAGGTTTTAAAGTACAGTGAAATATTTTCTGCTCTGGAAAAAACGACTGACAAATGCGAACATGCTACCTATGTAATTGAAAGCATTTTAATTAAGAATAGCTAA
- a CDS encoding L-dopachrome tautomerase-related protein encodes MFWFRARVYEKELNFLNVYQVNSSMKNIICLLTSVAVAGMVAVTKPAQAQQPKLQQVYADNTYQFTGVAVSAKNRLFVTYPRWSTTYKYAVVEVMPDGTAKPFPDAAMNEWKTGEDGQNKWVCVQTAYVDDDDYLYIVDPAAPFLNKVVGNGAKVVKFNLNTNKIEKVYRFGTTIDNSSYLNDIRVDTKKQMAYITNSGTGGIVILDLKTGKSRQVLQMHKSVHPDPNAKFVIDGHQLLKQGQPVVFNSDGIALTPDNNWLYYKTITDKKLYRIKTASLLNEKLTPNQLSGEVQNLGDVVSTDGMIFDKKGNLYLGDMVNYRMVVLDPQLKAHTWFKSKSLIWPDTYSISKDGYIYITTSQIHKQPDFNNHVNKRTEPYHVFKVKLPQ; translated from the coding sequence ATGTTCTGGTTTAGAGCTAGAGTGTATGAAAAAGAACTAAACTTTTTGAATGTATATCAGGTTAACAGCAGTATGAAAAACATCATCTGCCTTTTAACTTCTGTAGCTGTTGCCGGTATGGTAGCTGTTACAAAACCTGCTCAGGCACAACAGCCTAAATTACAGCAGGTGTATGCCGATAATACTTACCAGTTTACCGGCGTAGCTGTATCGGCCAAAAACCGGTTGTTTGTAACTTATCCGCGTTGGTCAACCACGTACAAATATGCCGTGGTGGAAGTCATGCCCGATGGTACGGCCAAACCTTTCCCGGACGCTGCCATGAACGAGTGGAAAACCGGCGAAGACGGTCAGAACAAATGGGTGTGCGTACAAACCGCCTACGTGGATGATGACGACTACCTGTACATTGTTGACCCTGCCGCACCATTTTTGAACAAAGTAGTCGGCAATGGCGCTAAGGTGGTGAAGTTTAACCTGAATACCAACAAAATTGAAAAGGTTTATCGCTTCGGTACTACTATTGATAATAGCAGCTACCTGAATGATATCCGAGTAGATACTAAAAAGCAAATGGCTTATATTACCAACTCAGGTACGGGCGGTATTGTGATATTGGATTTGAAAACCGGCAAATCTCGCCAGGTATTGCAAATGCATAAATCAGTACACCCTGATCCGAATGCCAAGTTTGTAATTGATGGTCACCAGTTGTTGAAACAAGGTCAGCCGGTAGTATTTAACTCAGATGGTATTGCCTTGACACCAGATAACAACTGGTTGTACTATAAAACCATTACCGACAAAAAGTTATATCGTATTAAAACAGCCTCTTTACTAAATGAGAAATTGACCCCTAACCAATTAAGCGGCGAAGTTCAAAATTTGGGTGATGTAGTTAGTACGGATGGTATGATATTCGACAAGAAAGGCAACCTGTACCTAGGTGATATGGTAAACTACCGTATGGTGGTGTTAGACCCACAGCTGAAAGCCCATACCTGGTTCAAAAGCAAAAGCTTGATCTGGCCGGATACTTACTCCATTTCTAAAGATGGTTATATCTACATAACCACCTCACAGATTCACAAGCAACCGGATTTCAACAACCATGTAAACAAGCGTACCGAGCCTTACCATGTATTTAAAGTGAAGCTGCCCCAATAA
- the upp gene encoding uracil phosphoribosyltransferase, protein MLFILNNSNTICNRFLAEMRDVQLQQDRMRFRRNQERIGEVLAYEISKQLTYQPSEVQTPLGIAQINTPAEQPVLGTILRAGLPLHQGFMNFFDQATSAFITAYRKTHKNGSFTIQIEHIAAPDLGGKTLILCDTMLATGQSVVEVCKELLGQYQLKALHIAAVIASTEGVEHVRAHLPMANLWIGAIDEEMTTKSFIVPGLGDAGDLAFGDKM, encoded by the coding sequence ATGCTATTTATTTTAAACAACAGTAACACTATCTGTAACCGTTTTTTGGCCGAAATGCGCGATGTGCAACTACAGCAAGATCGTATGCGTTTCCGGCGCAATCAGGAACGGATAGGTGAGGTGCTGGCGTATGAAATTAGTAAACAGTTAACGTATCAGCCTTCGGAAGTGCAAACGCCGTTGGGCATAGCGCAAATTAATACCCCTGCTGAGCAACCCGTATTGGGTACCATCTTGCGGGCTGGTTTGCCGCTGCACCAAGGGTTTATGAATTTCTTCGATCAGGCGACATCTGCATTTATTACGGCTTATCGTAAAACGCATAAAAACGGTAGCTTTACTATCCAGATTGAACATATTGCCGCTCCTGATCTGGGAGGTAAAACTCTTATTTTGTGCGATACCATGCTGGCTACCGGGCAAAGCGTAGTAGAAGTATGTAAAGAGCTTTTAGGGCAATATCAGCTCAAAGCCCTACACATAGCTGCTGTTATAGCCAGTACCGAAGGTGTGGAACATGTACGGGCCCATCTGCCTATGGCCAATTTATGGATAGGCGCTATTGATGAAGAAATGACCACCAAATCTTTTATCGTTCCTGGCTTAGGTGATGCTGGCGATTTAGCTTTTGGGGATAAGATGTAA